The following are encoded in a window of Manihot esculenta cultivar AM560-2 chromosome 8, M.esculenta_v8, whole genome shotgun sequence genomic DNA:
- the LOC110620495 gene encoding exosome complex component RRP43: MGLPNVSGDLSAEMEVDAFRRLFPLRFYERHLADSIRPDARPLGRARDTTMALGAVASADGSALTKIGSTTMLAAIKMEVMTPSTDSPDEGCIAIDFHMPPICSPIVRPGRPAEAAPVVSKQLSDTILSSGMIDLKELSLVSGKAAWMAYLDIYCLDADGALFDCALLSAVAAFSNLQIPVVSLNDDGKIVVVSEEGEEGKLEKEPVNKEKRKLTLRSLPFSLTCILHKNYILADPTAEEESIMETLVTVVLDSSSRLVSFYKPGGPVLAYTSAVQDCVALTRQRVKELQKILDEAVSGMEID, translated from the exons ATGGGGTTGCCAAATGTCTCTGGGGACTTATCAGCAGAGATGGAGGTTGATGCTTTCAGACGCCTTTTCCCTCTTCGCTTTTATGAGCGTCATCTTGCAGATTCTATTCGTCCTGATGCCAGACCACTTGGAAGAGCTAGAGATACAACAATGGCCCTTG GGGCTGTGGCATCTGCTGATGGGTCAGCACTAACGAAGATTGGTTCAACT ACCATGTTGGCTGCAATAAAGATGGAAGTCATGACCCCTTCCACCGATTCACCAGATGAAGGCTGCATAG CTATTGATTTCCACATGCCTCCAATTTGTTCTCCAATTGTTAGGCCTGGTAGGCCCGCCGAGGCAGCACCAGTTGTGTCCAAGCAGTTATCTGATACAATACTGAG TTCTGGCATGATAGATTTAAAGGAACTATCTTTGGTCAGTGGAAAAGCGGCATGGATGGCATACCTT GACATATACTGTTTGGATGCAGATGGTGCTCTTTTTGATTGTGCATTGCTTTCAGCAGTGGCTGCCTTCTCCAATT TGCAAATCCCGGTGGTTTCCCTGAACGATGATGGAAAGATAGTAGTTGTGTCTGAGGAAGGTGAGGAAGGAAAGTTGGAAAAGGAGCCAGTCAATAAGGAAAAGAGGAAGCTCACGCTGAGAAGCCTGCCATTCTCAttaacatgcatacttcacaagAACTATATCTTGGCAGACCCCACTGCAGAGGAAGAGTCTATCATGGAAACTCTTGTAACTGTGGTTTTGGATTCATCTTCTAGACTTGTGTCCTTCTACAAGCCAGGTGGACCAGTTCTCGCCTATACATCAGCTGTTCAG GATTGTGTTGCATTAACAAGGCAAAGAGTGAAGGAACTTCAAAAAATTTTAGATGAGGCTGTTTCTGGTATGGAGATTGACTAG
- the LOC110620493 gene encoding magnesium-chelatase subunit ChlH, chloroplastic, translated as MASLVSTPFRLPSSKADNLSSLSQKHYFLHSFLPKKTVHTNAKPFSKLKCAAIGNGLFTQTTPEVRRIVPENKQNLPTVKIVYVVLEAQYQSSLTAAVQSLNKSSTFASYEVVGYLVEELRDESTYKTFCKDLEDANIFIGSLIFVEELALKVKAAVEKERDRLDAVLVFPSMPEVMRLNKLGSFSMSQLGQSKSPFFQLFKRKKQGAGFAESMLKLVRTLPKVLKYLPSDKAQDARLYILSLQFWLGGSPDNLQNFLKMISGSYVPALKSKKIEYSDPVLFLDSGIWHPLAPTMYDDVKEYLNWYGTRRDANEKLKDPNAPVIGLVLQRSHIVTGDDGHYVAVIMELEARGAKVIPIFAGGLDFSGPVERFLIDPVTKKPMVNSVVSLTGFALVGGPARQDHPRAVEALMKLDVPYIVALPLVFQTTEEWLNSTLGLHPIQVALQVALPELDGGMEPIVFAGRDPRTGKSHALHKRVEQLCTRAIRWAELKRKSKAEKKLAITVFSFPPDKGNVGTAAYLNVFSSIFSVLKDLKKDGYNVEGLPETSEALIEDIIHDKEAQFSSPNLNIAYKMGVREYQSLTPYATALEENWGKPPGNLNSDGEHLLVYGKQYGNVFIGVQPTFGYEGDPMRLLFSKSASPHHGFAAYYSFVEKIFNADAVLHFGTHGSLEFMPGKQVGMSDVCYPDSLIGNIPNVYYYAANNPSEATIAKRRSYANTISYLTPPAENAGLYKGLKQLSELISSYQSLKDTGRGPQIVSSIISTAKQCNLDKDVELPDEGKEISAKERDLVVGKVYSKIMEIESRLLPCGLHVIGEPPSAMEAIATLVNIAALDRPEDGISSLPAILAETVGRNIEEVYRGSDKGILKDVELLRQITEASRGAISAFVERTTNKKGQVVDVTNKLSSILGFGVNEPWIQYLSDTKFYRADREKLRILFQFLGECLKLVVADNELGSLKQALEGKYVEPGPGGDPIRNPKVLPTGKNIHALDPQAIPTTAAMQSAKIVVDRLIERQKADNGGKYPETVALVLWGTDNIKTYGESLAQVLWMIGVTPVADTFGRVNRVEPVSLEELGRPRIDVVVNCSGVFRDLFINQMNLLDRAVKMVAELDEPADQNYVRKHALEQAEALGIDVREAATRVFSNASGSYSSNINLAVENSSWNDENQLQDMYLSRKSFAFDSDAPGAGMMEKRKVFEMALSTADATFQNLDSSEISLTDVSHYFDSDPTNLVQNLRKDKKKPSAYIADTTTANAQVRTLAETVRLDARTKLLNPKWYEGMMSSGYEGVREIEKRLTNTVGWSATSGQVDNWVYEEANSTFIQDEDMLNKLMSTNPNSFRKLVQTFLEANGRGYWETSQENIEKLRQLYSEVEDKIEGIDK; from the exons ATGGCTTCTCTTGTATCTACACCATTTAGATTACCATCTTCAAAAGCTGATAATCTCTCTTCACTTTCTCAAAAACATTACTTTCTTCACTCGTTTCTCCCCAAGAAAACCGTACACACGAATGCCAAACCTTTCTCGAAACTAAAATGTGCTGCAATTGGCAATGGCCTTTTCACACAAACAACCCCTGAAGTCCGCCGGATTGTGCCTGAAAATAAACAGAATCTACCCACAGTGAAAATTGTCTACGTTGTCCTTGAAGCCCAGTACCAATCTTCACTCACTGCTGCTGTTCAATCGTTAAACAAGAGCTCCACATTTGCTTCATATGAAGTGGTGGGTTACTTGGTTGAGGAGCTTCGCGATGAATCCACGTACAAAACTTTCTGCAAGGATCTTGAAGATGCAAATATCTTTATTGGGTCTTTGATTTTTGTTGAGGAGCTAGCTTTGAAAGTTAAGGCTGCTGTGGAGAAAGAGAGGGACAGGCTTGATGCAGTCTTGGTGTTCCCTTCAATGCCTGAGGTAATGAGACTTAACAAATTGGGTTCTTTTAGTATGTCACAGCTTGGCCAATCAAAGAGTCCTTTCTTCCAATTGTTCAAGAGAAAGAAACAAGGTGCAGGATTTGCTGAAAGCATGTTGAAATTGGTGAGAACCTTGCCAAAAGTTTTAAAGTATTTGCCTAGTGACAAGGCTCAAGATGCTAGGCTTTATATCTTGAGTTTGCAGTTTTGGCTTGGTGGATCGCCTGATAACTTGCAGAATTTCTTGAAAATGATATCTGGGTCTTATGTGCCTGCATTGAAAAGTAAAAAGATCGAGTATTCTGATCCAGTTCTCTTCTTAGATAGTGGAATTTGGCACCCTTTGGCTCCAACAATGTACGATGATGTGAAGGAGTATTTGAATTGGTATGGAACTAGAAGGGATGCTAATGAGAAGCTTAAAGACCCTAATGCACCTGTTATTGGGTTGGTCTTGCAAAGAAGTCATATTGTAACTGGTGATGATGGTCACTATGTGGCTGTGATCATGGAGTTGGAGGCAAGAGGTGCAAAAGTTATACCAATTTTCGCAGGTGGCCTTGACTTTTCAGGGCCAGTTGAGAGGTTTTTGATTGATCCAGTTACTAAGAAACCAATGGTGAATTCAGTGGTTTCATTGACTGGTTTTGCTCTTGTTGGAGGTCCAGCAAGGCAGGACCATCCTAGAGCTGTTGAGGCATTGATGAAGCTTGATGTGCCTTACATTGTTGCTTTGCCTTTGGTGTTTCAAACAACTGAAGAATGGTTAAATAGTACTTTGGGACTGCACCCAATTCAGGTGGCTTTGCAAGTTGCTCTTCCTGAGCTTGATGGTGGTATGGAACCCATTGTTTTTGCCGGCCGGGACCCAAGAACAG GGAAATCACATGCTCTTCACAAGAGAGTGGAGCAACTTTGCACCAGGGCAATCAGATGGGCTGAACTGAAAAGGAAATCCAAG GCTGAGAAGAAGTTAGCAATCACTGTATTCAGTTTTCCTCCAGACAAGGGAAATGTCGGGACAGCAGCCTACCTGAACGTCTTCTCTTCCATCTTCTCAGTTCTAAAGGACCTCAAGAAAGATGGTTACAATGTTGAGGGCCTTCCAGAGACTTCAGAAGCTTTAATTGAAGATATAATTCATGATAAAGAGGCTCAATTTAGCAGTCCAAACCTGAACATTGCTTACAAAATGGGTGTTCGTGAATACCAAAGTCTTACTCCCTATGCGACAGCATTGGAAGAGAACTGGGGAAAACCTCCAGGCAATTTGAATTCTGATGGAGAGCATCTCTTGGTGTACGGAAAACAGTATGGCAATGTCTTTATCGGAGTCCAGCCTACTTTTGGCTACGAGGGTGATCCTATGCGGCTTCTGTTCTCCAAATCTGCTAGCCCGCATCACGGATTTGCAGCTTATTACTCCTTTGTGGAGAAAATTTTCAATGCTGATGCAGTACTTCATTTTGGTACTCATGGTTCACTTGAATTCATGCCAGGAAAGCAAGTAGGAATGAGCGATGTGTGTTATCCTGACAGTCTCATCGGGAATATCCCCAATGTCTACTATTATGCAGCTAATAACCCGTCTGAAGCCACCATAGCCAAACGTCGAAGCTATGCTAACACGATTAGCTATTTGACGCCTCCAGCTGAAAATGCTGGTCTTTACAAGGGCCTCAAGCAGTTGAGTGAGCTCATCTCCTCATACCAGTCACTTAAAGACACAGGCCGCGGACCACAAATTGTAAGCTCTATTATTAGCACTGCAAAGCAATGTAATCTTGACAAGGATGTCGAACTTCCTGATGAGGGGAAGGAGATCTCTGCAAAGGAGAGAGATCTTGTGGTAGGAAAAGTATACTCCAAGATTATGGAGATTGAGTCTCGGCTTTTGCCATGTGGGCTTCATGTCATCGGGGAGCCACCATCTGCCATGGAAGCAATTGCAACTTTAGTCAATATTGCTGCACTGGACCGTCCTGAAGATGGGATTTCTTCACTCCCAGCTATTTTAGCTGAAACTGTTGGACGAAACATAGAGGAAGTGTATAGAGGTAGTGACAAAGGAATCTTGAAGGATGTAGAGCTTCTTCGGCAAATAACTGAGGCATCACGTGGTGCTATCTCTGCCTTTGTTGAGAGAACAACAAATAAGAAGGGTCAAGTTGTGGATGTTACTAATAAGCTAAGCTCAATCCTTGGATTTGGTGTCAATGAACCATGGATCCAATACTTGTCAGACACCAAATTTTACCGGGCAGATAGAGAGAAACTGAGAATATTGTTCCAGTTCCTTGGAGAATGTTTGAAATTGGTTGTTGCTGATAATGAGTTGGGGAGTCTGAAACAAGCTTTGGAAGGCAAATATGTGGAGCCAGGTCCTGGTGGTGACCCAATTAGAAACCCAAAGGTGTTGCCAACGGGGAAGAATATTCATGCATTGGACCCACAAGCCATCCCTACAACAGCGGCAATGCAGAGTGCAAAAATTGTGGTGGATAGGTTAATTGAGAGGCAGAAGGCTGACAATGGTGGAAAGTATCCCGAGACAGTTGCACTAGTATTGTGGGGAACTGATAACATCAAGACTTATGGTGAGTCCCTAGCTCAGGTCTTGTGGATGATTGGAGTGACGCCAGTTGCGGATACCTTCGGCAGAGTTAACCGGGTGGAACCAGTTAGTCTTGAAGAGCTTGGAAGGCCTAGGATTGATGTTGTTGTCAATTGCTCGGGCGTTTTcagagatcttttcatcaacCAG ATGAACCTCTTGGACCGTGCAGTGAAGATGGTGGCTGAACTTGATGAGCCAGCTGACCAAAACTATGTCAGGAAGCATGCTCTAGAACAAGCTGAAGCCCTTGGCATTGATGTTCGAGAAGCTGCAACTCGAGTATTCTCTAATGCCTCCGGGTCCTACTCTTCAAACATAAACCTTGCAGTGGAGAATTCTTCATGGAATGATGAAAATCAACTTCAAGACATGTACTTGAGCCGGAAGTCCTTTGCCTTTGACAGCGATGCTCCAGGCGCAGGCATgatggagaaaagaaaagtgttcGAAATGGCTCTGAGCACAGCAGATGCCACGTTCCAAAACCTCGACTCTTCAGAAATTTCTCTCACTGATGTGAGCCACTACTTTGATTCAGATCCAACAAACCTAGTGCAGAACTTGAGGAAGGATAAAAAGAAGCCTAGTGCATACATAGCAGACACAACAACAGCTAATGCTCAG GTTCGCACACTTGCTGAGACTGTACGGCTCGATGCACGAACCAAATTGCTGAACCCGAAGTGGTATGAAGGGATGATGTCCAGTGGATATGAGGGCGTTCGCGAAATTGAGAAGCGGCTAACAAATACAGTTGGATGGAGTGCAACTTCCGGCCAAGTCGACAACTGGGTATATGAAGAGGCAAACTCAACTTTCATTCAAGATGAGGACATGCTGAACAAACTCATGAGCACTAATCCAAACTCATTCAGGAAGCTAGTGCAGACATTCCTAGAGGCCAATGGCCGTGGTTATTGGGAAACTTCACAGGAAAACATTGAGAAGTTGAGACAGCTCTACTCAGAAGTTGAAGACAAGATTGAAGGCATTGATAAGTAA